A genomic region of Lytechinus pictus isolate F3 Inbred chromosome 2, Lp3.0, whole genome shotgun sequence contains the following coding sequences:
- the LOC129254404 gene encoding uncharacterized protein F59B2.12-like has product MSGYSYGRGTASQFGGGGVRGQASYPTNANASAARPSSEHSYGAMAYPHIPSINESSEFGGNYSDPHNSYQKQSHNPSQRMNSNMLGGDNRNFPAPNMDASAYNRHSNTGMQSGYGTMSGSTPNRRASVPPNVGIGSFSNMQRSHSYSGSSTDSAYSNRNASMTQSSYPQPNMSNQSQQYGEGFGPYASHHNQPAAYNRTNAMMKSSEMWDRTSQTRMGQAPYPNPHPVNMHLPHKANSNQYHQTQFPSSQTQRQSTNSQLYAANNTPGMHSSDMNMTVAGDGSVSSDLGIRGNQCVNPGAMMGQAYGNNQAMYGSSVGARMRVPNQRSSMSRGGMYNSMTGGNQVPGSLQKLRHYGPMPNSSSGYSRTSTRPGNMQNNVGTVRNTAGSASNTMGMQGVWQANSGSQSGYAQYSQNQPNVSTNVPFNGLPQNSNMQMQQPMNYPNNMGMSNQQQQQAQNQRNFSGSVPSNAGMESLSAPSGMYGQSTTPNTGSAPYPSAGCTDKVDSSSAEFPSNISAAETEAMIQQLNQDRIFSAELEKLARLSRNPTADDFIADPAVATPVTGTGEPTKSSCSGSNTFQSTSIDELLDGGTCVASSVSEKPSCVANSNVNLSHANSHLQSPSTSVSGSFQSGSGAVMNQNQPDQIASSSSSAPHTPNSTSNVGKPAQNQNKGHASDKNSESDTNQGKASESNENSVQHLQRMTQSIKDTSKQDDLMKVANSQHAEYLSHSSSDNYGSQNCIAALSAACRNIIADMDSSMPKQNSGQKVQSPLGKNTKFDGSSGFGTKSDALSGFGSGPPSVNSMGDQFVAPNSCMMTAPPNCMPMDSYAAFPNNFNGANPMAMPDFQGKYHDFLEQNLPMQMAGRRIDEKPRKGRRRRKSEEFSTEQLISCSMPPVKPKRKYRKRSTQNPPSVESMEGPLSVDNVVFTPLSESGSHQADDMGYRSATQTPNSAPNSWGMDVKMSCSDSISMAMSIADGNQMEHVSQDLLDSVFSPDTTMSSTTNQEMPESGNCVPQGSSPIMHNQSPLGHHHLNNNHPIGADHKHNMYPPQSNNIGSSTGEANCQFISTSTHSVNGNVKQKDVEEAHPLEILQAQIKIQRKQFNLGESQQQSQGAKNTEKISKVENALPSDLEMDNLLSSEETSWYLSEDQPKDQGGGGGLWEDLCPKGQTNTSSKPLLLAMQS; this is encoded by the coding sequence ATGTCGGGTTACTCGTACGGACGAGGGACGGCTAGTCAGTTTGGTGGGGGAGGAGTAAGAGGCCAAGCATCCTATCCAACGAACGCTAATGCCTCGGCGGCCCGTCCGTCTAGCGAGCACAGTTACGGAGCAATGGCATACCCGCATATACCCTCCATCAACGAGTCTTCTGAATTCGGGGGAAATTATTCTGATCCCCACAATTCTTATCAGAAACAATCGCACAACCCATCTCAGCGGATGAACTCGAACATGCTTGGAGGAGATAATCGCAATTTTCCAGCTCCGAATATGGATGCCAGTGCTTACAATCGTCATTCAAATACAGGCATGCAATCTGGGTATGGAACGATGAGCGGCTCCACCCCGAATCGTCGGGCATCTGTGCCCCCGAATGTCGGCATCGGTTCTTTCTCAAACATGCAACGCTCGCATTCCTACTCTGGATCTTCGACAGACTCCGCATATTCAAATAGAAACGCTAGTATGACTCAATCTTCCTATCCTCAACCCAACATGTCTAATCAAAGTCAACAATATGGAGAAGGATTTGGGCCTTATGCTTCTCACCACAACCAGCCTGCTGCTTATAATCGGACAAATGCAATGATGAAATCGAGTGAGATGTGGGACAGGACAAGTCAAACGCGAATGGGACAGGCTCCATATCCCAATCCTCATCCAGTGAATATGCATCTTCCTCATAAAGCCAATTCAAACCAGTACCATCAGACCCAGTTTCCATCATCTCAAACTCAAAGACAAAGCACAAACTCCCAATTGTATGCAGCCAATAATACACCTGGGATGCATTCTTCTGATATGAACATGACTGTAGCTGGTGATGGATCGGTGTCATCGGATTTGGGAATTCGAGGGAATCAGTGTGTGAATCCTGGTGCTATGATGGGCCAGGCATATGGGAACAATCAGGCAATGTATGGCTCTTCTGTTGGTGCAAGGATGAGGGTGCCAAATCAGCGCTCGTCGATGTCCAGAGGGGGAATGTACAACTCCATGACAGGTGGAAACCAGGTGCCAGGGTCACTTCAGAAACTAAGACATTATGGACCAATGCCTAACTCCAGTTCAGGCTATTCGAGGACTAGTACTAGACcaggaaatatgcaaaacaaTGTAGGAACAGTGAGGAATACCGCAGGCAGTGCTTCAAATACGATGGGGATGCAAGGTGTATGGCAGGCTAATAGTGGATCACAGAGTGGGTATGCCCAATATTCCCAGAATCAACCCAATGTGTCAACAAATGTGCCTTTTAATGGACTTCCGCAGAACAGCAATATGCAAATGCAACAACCCATGAACTACCCTAACAACATGGGAATGTCGAACCAGCAACAACAGCAAGCGCAGAACCAGCGgaatttctcaggatcagtgCCATCGAATGCAGGAATGGAAAGTCTGTCTGCTCCAAGTGGGATGTACGGACAGAGCACCACCCCAAATACTGGCTCTGCTCCTTATCCTTCCGCTGGTTGTACAGATAAAGTAGATTCCTCCTCTGCGGAATTCCCAAGTAATATCTCTGCTGCTGAAACTGAAGCTATGATTCAGCAATTGAACCAAGATCGCATTTTCAGTGCTGAATTAGAGAAGCTTGCTAGACTATCACGCAATCCTACAGCAGATGATTTTATTGCTGACCCTGCTGTTGCTACACCAGTTACTGGTACTGGCGAGCCCACTAAGTCTTCATGTTCAGGGTCTAATACCTTCCAATCTACCAGTATTGACGAATTACTAGATGGTGGAACCTGTGTCGCATCATCAGTTTCTGAAAAACCTTCTTGTGTCGCAAATTCTAATGTAAACCTTTCCCATGCAAACTCTCATTTGCAGTCCCCTAGTACATCAGTTTCTGGTTCTTTCCAGTCAGGGAGTGGAGCTGTAATGAATCAGAACCAGCCAGATCAGATtgcttcatcatcatcctcggCACCTCATACCCCAAATAGTACTTCAAATGTGGGCAAGCCTGCTCAGAACCAGAATAAAGGACATGCAAGTGACAAAAATTCAGAAAGTGATACAAACCAAGGGAAAGCTAGTGAAAGCAATGAGAATTCAGTGCAGCATCTACAGCGAATGACTCAATCTATCAAAGACACAAGTAAGCAGGATGATCTGATGAAGGTTGCAAACTCTCAACATGCTGAGTATTTGAGTCACTCTTCAAGTGATAATTACGGATCTCAGAACTGTATTGCTGCTCTTTCAGCTGCCTGCCGTAATATCATCGCTGACATGGATAGTTCGATGCCCAAACAGAACAGTGGGCAGAAAGTTCAGAGTCCGCTCGGCAAGAACACCAAGTTTGATGGATCATCGGGGTTTGGGACAAAATCTGATGCTCTTTCTGGTTTTGGAAGTGGTCCCCCTTCTGTTAACAGCATGGGAGATCAATTTGTTGCACCGAATAGCTGTATGATGACAGCTCCTCCTAATTGTATGCCAATGGACTCTTATGCTGCATTTCCAAACAATTTCAATGGTGCCAACCCAATGGCGATGCCGGACTTTCAAGGGAAATACCATGATTTTTTAGAGCAGAACCTACCTATGCAGATGGCTGGGAGGAGGATAGACGAGAAACCACGGAAGGGACGTAGGAGGAGAAAGTCCGAAGAGTTCTCCACTGAACAGCTTATTTCCTGCAGCATGCCTCCTGTGAAACCAAAGCGAAAGTACCGCAAGAGATCAACTCAGAATCCGCCCAGTGTGGAATCCATGGAAGGACCACTTTCTGTTGATAATGTTGTGTTCACACCACTTAGTGAGAGTGGTTCCCATCAAGCTGATGACATGGGATATCGTTCTGCCACCCAAACGCCAAATTCTGCTCCCAACTCTTGGGGGATGGATGTGAAAATGTCATGTTCAGACTCAATAAGTATGGCGATGTCAATCGCGGATGGAAATCAGATGGAACATGTTTCGCAAGATTTATTGGATAGTGTTTTTTCTCCCGACACAACGATGTCAAGTACTACTAATCAGGAAATGCCAGAATCGGGAAATTGTGTTCCACAGGGTTCTTCCCCTATCATGCATAATCAGTCCCCCCTTGGTCACCATCATCTGAACAACAATCATCCTATAGGTGCGGATCATAAACACAACATGTATCCACCTCAGTCTAACAATATTGGATCTTCCACTGGAGAAGCGAATTGTCAGTTCATATCAACGTCTACCCACTCTGTGAATGGTAATGTGAAACAAAAGGATGTTGAGGAGGCACATCCACTTGAAATCTTGCAAGCACAAATAAAAATTCAACGAAAACAGTTTAATCTTGGAGAATCGCAACAACAATCGCAAGGAGCGAAAAACACTGAGAAAATCAGCAAAGTTGAAAATGCTTTGCCAAGTGATCTCGAGATGGATAATTTGTTGTCAAGTGAGGAAACATCCTGGTATCTTTCAGAGGATCAACCCAAAGAccaaggaggaggaggaggattatGGGAAGATCTGTGCCCAAAAGGTCAGACAAATACTTCCTCTAAACCTTTGCTTTTGGCTATGCAGTCATGA